A stretch of Nitrospirota bacterium DNA encodes these proteins:
- a CDS encoding PIN domain-containing protein: MRIVFVDTSALVAFFDKADQYHAAALEKMEIIKRTQLTLLLTDFVFDETITAIANKTNHKTAVRMGEFLLSSNIVEFVWLTEALKKRSWEYFKKYTDKIYSFTDCTSFVLMEARELQYYFSFDEDFKRAGFIEFTCSI; this comes from the coding sequence ATGCGTATCGTTTTTGTTGATACTAGTGCGTTAGTGGCATTTTTTGATAAGGCTGACCAGTATCATGCAGCAGCCTTAGAGAAAATGGAAATTATTAAGAGAACGCAATTAACGCTTCTGCTGACTGATTTTGTCTTTGACGAGACGATTACTGCTATTGCCAATAAAACTAATCACAAAACAGCCGTTAGAATGGGAGAGTTTCTTTTAAGCAGTAATATCGTAGAGTTTGTCTGGCTTACAGAAGCGCTCAAAAAAAGATCGTGGGAGTACTTCAAAAAATATACAGATAAGATTTATTCTTTTACAGATTGTACGAGTTTTGTACTGATGGAAGCCAGAGAATTGCAGTATTATTTTTCTTTTGATGAAGATTTTAAAAGAGCTGGATTTATTGAGTTTACTTGCTCGATTTGA
- a CDS encoding antitoxin family protein, producing MTTTIKARISHGVIEPLEEIDFPEGKEVFITITEIPASNEVVDLNKADIWENDPLFTLGGIINSGLGDLAEEHDKYLYCQKDK from the coding sequence ATGACCACAACAATTAAAGCCCGCATATCACACGGAGTAATAGAGCCTCTGGAGGAAATAGATTTTCCGGAAGGGAAAGAAGTGTTTATTACCATTACTGAAATTCCCGCCAGTAATGAAGTTGTTGATTTAAACAAAGCTGACATTTGGGAAAATGACCCTTTATTCACACTGGGTGGAATAATCAATAGTGGATTAGGAGATCTGGCAGAAGAACATGATAAGTATCTCTACTGTCAAAAAGATAAGTAA
- a CDS encoding tail fiber domain-containing protein → MKSFIGKKSFKYGALVVLLVLVLAVVAYAATVPYTFTSGTTAKSSEVNSNFTYLANRSWELSSSNLYYDNGNVGIGTSGSAGFDGSAHLEIKKAHPKIALNSTDTSNYGIILFAENGVDGGGLTRENTGMSDAAGMMVLYSDGRNIDNNKMGIRFDIARSGLGCTSDWCNAMIINKDLHVGIGTTSPTYPLHMGSGAYVTTGGVWTNASSRAYKEHIKELSSEKALEAFEQLKPVTFNYKTDKSDKHIGFIAEDVPEIVATKDRKGLSSMDVVALLTKVVQEQQKTIASLSKEVKELKDKVEAEQ, encoded by the coding sequence ATGAAAAGTTTTATTGGGAAAAAGTCGTTTAAGTATGGTGCATTAGTGGTTTTATTGGTTTTAGTTCTGGCGGTAGTTGCATACGCTGCTACGGTTCCTTACACCTTTACCTCAGGGACAACGGCTAAATCCAGTGAGGTAAACAGCAATTTTACTTACCTTGCTAACAGAAGTTGGGAACTGAGTAGTAGCAATTTGTATTATGACAATGGTAATGTTGGGATTGGAACTTCAGGTAGTGCTGGTTTCGATGGCAGTGCTCATTTGGAGATAAAAAAAGCACATCCTAAAATTGCCTTAAACAGTACAGACACAAGTAATTACGGTATAATCCTTTTTGCAGAAAATGGTGTTGATGGTGGCGGTCTTACAAGAGAGAATACTGGTATGAGTGATGCAGCCGGTATGATGGTTCTCTATTCTGATGGAAGAAATATTGATAACAATAAGATGGGGATACGTTTTGATATAGCAAGAAGTGGATTAGGTTGTACTAGTGATTGGTGCAATGCAATGATTATTAATAAAGATCTACATGTTGGCATAGGCACAACATCCCCAACCTACCCACTTCACATGGGCTCAGGCGCCTACGTAACAACCGGTGGTGTTTGGACAAATGCCTCAAGCAGAGCATATAAGGAGCACATTAAAGAGTTATCTTCTGAAAAAGCACTTGAGGCGTTTGAGCAGCTTAAACCGGTTACATTTAATTATAAAACCGATAAGTCTGATAAACATATTGGTTTTATAGCGGAAGATGTACCTGAGATTGTTGCAACCAAGGACAGAAAGGGCTTAAGCTCAATGGATGTCGTTGCTCTGCTTACAAAGGTTGTACAGGAACAGCAAAAGACAATAGCGTCATTATCAAAAGAGGTCAAAGAGCTGAAAGATAAAGTAGAAGCTGAACAATAG